In Rhodobacter sp. 24-YEA-8, the following are encoded in one genomic region:
- a CDS encoding acetyltransferase codes for MAHSDTLPRDFGWVLLELMGHRQRVGRAREDEIAGSQMLRIDIPTEGDGYATEFYSASAIYAIRPVSEQIARDHYAARDPRPQRPIDYQPQIENHDGGDDA; via the coding sequence ATGGCCCACAGCGACACTCTCCCCCGCGATTTTGGATGGGTGCTTCTCGAACTCATGGGTCACCGGCAGCGCGTCGGGCGCGCCCGTGAGGATGAGATTGCGGGAAGCCAGATGCTGCGTATCGATATCCCGACCGAAGGCGACGGCTACGCGACCGAATTCTATTCGGCGTCCGCGATTTACGCGATCCGGCCGGTCTCGGAGCAGATCGCCCGCGATCACTATGCAGCGCGCGACCCGCGCCCGCAGCGCCCGATCGATTACCAGCCCCAGA
- a CDS encoding DUF2303 family protein: protein MAKENQTETETDGELISPLTLGFDVRNPGETLETVMKAARMADPRHTGPDDRAYLALPEGFRLVELSDRAQLPPWQKQRVIVDDRASLSAYANRFSDERSIIIADYDALTISARLDWHHDNQSHNTGTAGPNEHSVTLKLRPSEEFSRWDAFVKAKFQDQETFARFLEENSSDVLHPDPATLIEISRDFEATVGQTYKTSTRLDNGDRKIFFETENRASNGVTVPKKITLNIPFYNGEEPSDLEALFRWRPSGGGAVVFALEWHRVEYARRAHFTTIAYAAAEETGLPVFIGREAPAA from the coding sequence ATGGCCAAAGAGAACCAGACCGAGACCGAGACCGATGGCGAACTGATATCGCCCCTCACCCTCGGCTTCGATGTGCGCAACCCCGGGGAGACACTGGAAACCGTCATGAAGGCCGCGCGAATGGCAGATCCGCGTCATACCGGACCGGATGATCGCGCCTATCTTGCCCTACCCGAAGGCTTCAGGCTGGTCGAGCTTTCCGATCGAGCCCAGCTGCCGCCCTGGCAAAAGCAGCGCGTGATCGTCGATGACCGCGCCTCGCTTTCGGCCTATGCCAACCGCTTCTCGGATGAGCGCTCGATCATCATCGCCGATTATGACGCACTGACCATCTCGGCCCGGCTCGACTGGCACCACGACAACCAGTCGCACAACACCGGCACCGCCGGCCCGAACGAACACAGCGTCACCCTGAAACTGCGCCCCTCCGAGGAGTTCAGCCGCTGGGATGCTTTTGTGAAGGCGAAGTTTCAGGATCAGGAGACCTTCGCGCGCTTCCTGGAAGAAAACAGTTCGGACGTGCTGCACCCCGATCCTGCAACCCTGATCGAGATCAGCCGCGACTTCGAAGCCACCGTCGGCCAGACCTATAAGACCTCGACGCGCCTCGACAATGGCGACCGCAAGATCTTCTTCGAGACCGAGAACCGCGCGTCCAACGGTGTGACCGTGCCGAAGAAGATCACGCTGAACATCCCGTTCTATAACGGCGAAGAGCCGTCTGACCTCGAGGCGTTGTTCCGGTGGCGCCCGTCTGGTGGCGGCGCAGTCGTGTTCGCCCTGGAATGGCACCGCGTCGAATATGCCCGCCGGGCACATTTCACCACCATCGCCTACGCCGCTGCCGAAGAGACCGGCCTGCCCGTCTTCATCGGTCGCGAAGCTCCCGCAGCCTGA
- a CDS encoding HNH endonuclease, which translates to MTPTARKHPEWIGKTPDTAVPSWVKSRILDAQDGRCAECRNDFCAQLRPEFDHITALINLGENRESNLQALCGPCHGKKTAADVALKAKVARVRGNHLGLKPKSSRPVGGQNAKNFIIQPGGRVLHRDTREPVTRR; encoded by the coding sequence ATGACCCCGACCGCCCGCAAGCACCCGGAATGGATCGGCAAAACGCCAGACACGGCTGTGCCATCGTGGGTCAAATCCCGCATCCTCGATGCGCAGGATGGTCGCTGCGCGGAATGCCGCAATGATTTCTGCGCACAGCTGCGCCCGGAATTCGATCACATTACCGCCCTGATCAATCTGGGCGAGAACCGCGAGAGCAACCTGCAGGCGCTTTGCGGCCCATGCCACGGCAAGAAAACCGCCGCCGATGTGGCGCTCAAGGCGAAGGTCGCCCGCGTTCGTGGAAATCACCTCGGCCTCAAGCCGAAGTCCAGCCGACCGGTCGGCGGGCAGAACGCGAAAAACTTCATAATTCAGCCGGGTGGCAGGGTTCTTCACCGCGACACCCGGGAACCCGTCACCAGACGATAG
- a CDS encoding site-specific DNA-methyltransferase, with protein MSIIREERIGDCRLILGDATKIAPILFGFDSIVSDVPYGMGYQSGHATDDLWGEEREIRGDRDTRARDLICLFSDQVPTLVFGTWKIDRPNGTRQVLIWDKGGALGMGALDIPWKPDHEEIYVLGKGFTGRRDCGSVLYCPPVQSMAKNGRQHPNEKPVGLMSMLIAKVPGVILDPFMGSGSTLVAAARAGRKAIGIEVHAGHFETACRRLREAYRQPVDMFTLTAPREGEER; from the coding sequence ATGAGCATCATTCGCGAAGAGCGCATAGGCGACTGCAGGCTGATCCTGGGTGATGCCACAAAGATCGCGCCCATCCTGTTCGGCTTCGACAGCATCGTGTCCGATGTTCCCTATGGGATGGGGTACCAGAGCGGGCATGCCACCGATGACCTCTGGGGCGAAGAGCGCGAGATCAGGGGCGACCGCGACACGCGCGCCCGCGATCTGATCTGCCTTTTCTCCGATCAGGTACCAACGCTGGTTTTCGGCACATGGAAGATTGATCGCCCAAATGGCACCCGTCAGGTGCTGATCTGGGACAAGGGCGGTGCGCTCGGTATGGGCGCCCTGGATATTCCGTGGAAGCCTGATCACGAGGAAATCTATGTTCTCGGCAAGGGCTTCACCGGACGGCGTGATTGCGGCTCGGTCCTTTACTGCCCGCCGGTCCAGAGCATGGCGAAAAACGGGCGCCAGCACCCGAATGAAAAGCCGGTCGGCCTCATGTCTATGCTGATCGCCAAGGTGCCTGGCGTGATCCTTGACCCATTCATGGGATCTGGATCCACGCTGGTCGCGGCGGCGCGCGCAGGGCGGAAGGCAATCGGGATCGAGGTTCATGCCGGGCATTTCGAAACCGCTTGCCGCAGGCTGCGGGAGGCATATCGCCAGCCGGTCGATATGTTCACCCTCACCGCCCCCAGGGAAGGGGAGGAGCGCTAG
- a CDS encoding helix-turn-helix domain-containing protein — translation MSHAATNWLSTLRADEVSHAEFRVLFHLCDCHNAAQGCFPTQKFLSGACGMARSTVNVALANLEERGLIQRHQSIDERTRRQRPTRYILGFEMSEAQEPGPKSGHGKSASPRPADRTRAVSEISQKPCPEISKSRVRAVGHKPVNKPVREPGAAKPDTGFDDQREVEVLAWWAEKIEAGGFIPQSAISPAQAQKMIGLSMVNAEQLRAVGISC, via the coding sequence TTGAGCCACGCTGCCACAAACTGGCTTTCTACGCTCCGGGCGGATGAGGTTTCTCATGCCGAGTTCCGGGTGCTGTTCCATCTATGCGACTGTCACAACGCTGCCCAGGGGTGCTTCCCGACACAGAAGTTTCTGTCCGGAGCGTGCGGGATGGCTCGCTCGACGGTCAACGTCGCGCTGGCAAACCTCGAGGAAAGGGGCCTGATCCAGCGGCACCAGAGCATTGATGAGCGCACCCGGCGCCAGCGCCCGACCCGCTACATCCTGGGCTTTGAGATGAGCGAGGCACAAGAGCCGGGTCCGAAATCCGGACACGGAAAATCGGCCAGTCCGCGTCCGGCAGACCGGACACGGGCCGTGTCCGAAATTTCGCAAAAGCCGTGTCCGGAAATCAGCAAAAGCCGTGTCCGGGCTGTCGGACACAAACCAGTAAATAAACCCGTAAGGGAACCGGGCGCCGCGAAACCGGACACGGGTTTCGATGATCAGCGCGAGGTCGAGGTTCTGGCGTGGTGGGCTGAGAAGATCGAGGCAGGCGGGTTCATACCGCAGTCAGCGATTTCACCGGCTCAGGCTCAGAAGATGATCGGTCTTTCAATGGTCAACGCCGAGCAGCTGAGAGCTGTCGGGATTTCCTGCTGA
- a CDS encoding transcription termination/antitermination NusG family protein, translated as MMSGNFRIGDVVPVSTDRAAIFTPGKPDWYALRVAPQREDEAEAWLGIRGVSAFHPVLARQVRRHGILREYHRRYLPGYVFARFKGEPLPHRVMSCPWIIGALCLSNGEWGVLERSGLRKIHAMRKIDAGQRDARAALRARRLAEARLRSGDGVMFRSGPFAGFRAEVVELKAEGGAMVKFELFGRETLIAATDDALIPLKPS; from the coding sequence ATGATGTCGGGGAATTTCAGGATCGGTGATGTTGTGCCGGTTTCGACGGATAGGGCAGCGATCTTCACGCCGGGCAAGCCGGATTGGTACGCGCTTCGTGTCGCGCCGCAGCGTGAGGATGAGGCCGAGGCGTGGTTGGGGATCAGGGGTGTCTCCGCATTTCATCCGGTACTCGCCCGACAAGTGCGTCGCCATGGCATTTTGCGCGAATACCATCGCCGCTACCTGCCTGGCTATGTCTTCGCACGCTTCAAGGGTGAGCCGTTGCCGCATCGCGTCATGTCCTGCCCATGGATCATTGGTGCTTTGTGCCTATCAAATGGTGAGTGGGGCGTGCTGGAGCGCTCCGGCCTTCGCAAGATCCATGCGATGCGCAAGATTGATGCGGGCCAGCGCGATGCCAGGGCAGCCTTGCGGGCGCGCCGCCTTGCTGAGGCTCGGTTGCGATCTGGCGATGGCGTCATGTTCCGTTCCGGGCCGTTTGCTGGCTTCCGCGCTGAGGTAGTGGAGCTGAAGGCAGAGGGCGGTGCTATGGTGAAATTCGAGCTGTTCGGGCGCGAGACACTGATTGCCGCGACCGATGATGCACTGATCCCTTTGAAGCCCAGTTGA
- a CDS encoding HNH endonuclease, with product MGRLKQAPSRFVAAPGRLGSAPQSEAERSRQRRIQSPWRNWYNTARWKDLRWDVLESALFTCGRCGHLEGDTSKLVADHIIPHRGDEGRFWDRSNLQCLCKGCHDRVKQAEERRGLHG from the coding sequence ATGGGAAGGTTGAAGCAAGCGCCATCGCGCTTCGTCGCCGCGCCCGGTAGGCTCGGCTCGGCGCCTCAGTCAGAGGCGGAGCGATCCCGACAGCGCCGCATCCAGTCGCCCTGGCGCAACTGGTACAACACGGCTCGCTGGAAGGATCTCCGCTGGGATGTGCTGGAGAGTGCGCTCTTTACCTGCGGTCGCTGCGGTCACCTTGAAGGCGATACGTCAAAGCTGGTTGCCGACCACATCATTCCCCATCGCGGTGATGAGGGCCGGTTCTGGGATCGGTCGAACCTCCAATGCCTCTGCAAGGGCTGTCACGACCGGGTCAAGCAGGCCGAAGAGCGGCGCGGTCTGCACGGCTGA
- a CDS encoding terminase large subunit domain-containing protein — MPDGIEPLPRFACPDWWEKLQRGETPMADVPLNQEKAAKVLAFFNRLRLPDVAGNPPLATACGDWFKDLLVAFLASEDPETHRDLVWELLCAVPKKNSKSTYAAALGLTALYMEDAPNRQMLLVGPSQNISERLFGQATGMIDLDPVLVDIFKVQTHLKTITRRKTGTALDVKTFDTSIVTGEIPVLTILDELHELGKKAKAAKVMQQIRGGGITKQRGKVLMITTQSDETPAGIWKTELDKARAIRDGKGGKSPIMLPVLYEFPEVLQRDKSYWRDKKNWPLVLPNYGLSIDEQALEDDYDNNGKVSKEAEQIWASQHLNIEIGVGLGGSAWSGAMHWEEAVCEGLTLDDLLDQCEVCTIGVDWGGADDLAALAVLGRRKVDKVWLLWVRAWARPSVFEQRPKIAPQLRDFEADGDLKVVATGEEQAAEAAAICAKIWSAGKLPEASGIGLDSAGIALLFDALTALDMTDPLVQAVKQGWALQTAHQTLPLKLESKRLLHCNQPLLNWSVGNAKQELVRNNYMVTKEASGAGKIDPLMAALDAAMLMFLNPVAAGGRSFWEDGE, encoded by the coding sequence ATGCCCGACGGCATTGAACCGCTGCCGCGCTTTGCCTGTCCGGACTGGTGGGAAAAGCTGCAGCGTGGCGAAACGCCGATGGCGGATGTGCCGCTCAATCAGGAGAAGGCGGCGAAGGTGCTGGCCTTCTTCAACCGGCTGCGGTTGCCCGATGTCGCTGGAAATCCGCCGCTGGCCACGGCCTGCGGTGACTGGTTCAAGGATCTGCTGGTGGCGTTTCTTGCCAGCGAGGATCCGGAAACGCACCGTGATCTGGTCTGGGAACTGCTTTGCGCGGTGCCCAAGAAGAATTCGAAATCGACCTATGCTGCGGCCCTCGGCCTGACCGCGCTTTACATGGAGGATGCGCCGAACCGGCAGATGCTGCTGGTGGGGCCCAGCCAGAACATTTCGGAACGCCTGTTCGGCCAGGCCACCGGGATGATCGATCTCGATCCCGTTCTGGTGGACATCTTCAAGGTGCAGACGCACCTGAAGACGATCACCCGGCGCAAAACCGGCACTGCGCTGGATGTGAAAACCTTCGATACTTCGATTGTGACCGGGGAGATCCCGGTGCTGACCATCCTCGACGAGCTTCACGAGCTGGGGAAAAAGGCCAAGGCTGCGAAGGTGATGCAGCAGATCCGGGGTGGGGGCATCACTAAGCAGCGCGGCAAAGTGCTGATGATAACCACCCAGTCGGACGAAACGCCGGCGGGGATCTGGAAGACCGAATTGGACAAGGCTCGCGCCATCAGGGACGGCAAGGGCGGCAAGTCGCCGATCATGTTGCCGGTTCTCTATGAGTTTCCAGAGGTGTTGCAGCGCGACAAGTCCTATTGGCGCGACAAGAAGAACTGGCCGCTGGTGCTGCCGAATTATGGCCTTTCGATTGATGAGCAGGCCCTCGAGGACGATTACGACAACAACGGCAAGGTCTCGAAAGAGGCGGAGCAGATCTGGGCCAGCCAGCATCTCAATATCGAAATCGGTGTTGGTCTTGGCGGCTCGGCATGGTCCGGCGCTATGCACTGGGAAGAGGCGGTCTGCGAGGGACTGACCCTCGATGATCTGCTCGACCAATGCGAGGTCTGCACCATCGGTGTCGACTGGGGCGGGGCCGATGACCTTGCCGCGCTCGCGGTTCTCGGTCGGCGCAAGGTCGATAAGGTCTGGCTTCTCTGGGTTCGCGCCTGGGCGCGGCCATCGGTTTTTGAACAGCGCCCGAAGATCGCGCCGCAGTTGAGGGATTTCGAGGCGGATGGCGATCTGAAGGTTGTCGCCACCGGTGAAGAACAGGCGGCCGAGGCGGCAGCGATCTGCGCGAAGATCTGGTCGGCGGGGAAGCTTCCGGAAGCCTCTGGCATCGGCCTCGATAGTGCCGGCATCGCCTTGCTGTTTGACGCTCTGACCGCGCTCGATATGACCGATCCTCTTGTGCAGGCGGTCAAACAGGGATGGGCGCTGCAAACCGCGCACCAGACGCTGCCGCTGAAACTGGAATCGAAACGCCTGTTGCATTGCAACCAACCGCTCCTGAACTGGTCAGTTGGGAACGCGAAGCAGGAACTGGTCCGGAACAACTACATGGTGACCAAGGAAGCCTCGGGCGCAGGTAAGATTGACCCGCTAATGGCTGCGCTGGATGCCGCAATGCTGATGTTTCTCAACCCCGTCGCCGCTGGTGGTCGCTCATTTTGGGAGGATGGTGAATGA
- a CDS encoding phage portal protein, which yields MNLFRRFLRSEGKSAIGGDGTTSAGLRSQDEVFSVTPMRALEISTVLACVRTIAQGVAQVPFRLYRSDGKHRLPVSAKDHPLARMLSRKPNGWMTSFELRETLMYHVLLTGNAYVWINRAGGKIYELIALQPDQTEAEFDKANMAMRYRTTLPNGAQKLLDQTEVWHLRGPSYDAQLGLNIIRLARSVMQLTMAVEKSQLDTQKSGAQPGGIYSIDGNLTKEQFEGLRAWLMKFQPGQELAGQTMILDRGGKFQTAKMTSADAQVMETRKFQIEEVCRQFGVMPIMVGHADKTATYASAEQMFLAHVVHTLSPWYQRIEQSADAALLTDDEQDQGLYTKFTANALMRGAAKDRGDFYAKALGSGGTKGWMSQNEVRELEELNPSDDPDADKLPQPTNAAPGAQPVTERQDGQD from the coding sequence ATGAACCTCTTTCGCCGGTTTCTCCGATCTGAAGGCAAAAGCGCAATCGGCGGCGATGGAACCACTTCGGCAGGCCTTCGGTCGCAAGACGAGGTGTTCAGCGTCACGCCGATGAGGGCGCTGGAAATTTCCACGGTTCTCGCCTGCGTCCGCACCATTGCGCAGGGCGTGGCTCAGGTTCCGTTCCGCCTCTACCGGTCTGACGGCAAGCACCGGTTACCGGTCTCGGCGAAGGATCACCCTCTGGCGCGGATGCTGTCGCGTAAGCCGAACGGCTGGATGACCAGCTTCGAGTTGCGTGAGACGCTGATGTATCACGTCTTGCTGACCGGTAACGCTTATGTCTGGATCAACCGCGCTGGAGGCAAGATTTACGAGCTGATCGCGCTCCAGCCGGACCAGACCGAGGCCGAGTTCGACAAAGCAAACATGGCCATGCGCTACCGGACCACGCTTCCGAACGGCGCACAAAAGCTGCTGGACCAGACTGAGGTCTGGCATCTGCGCGGCCCATCCTATGATGCGCAGCTCGGGCTGAACATCATCCGTCTGGCGCGGTCTGTGATGCAGTTGACCATGGCGGTCGAGAAGTCGCAGCTCGACACCCAGAAGAGCGGGGCGCAGCCCGGCGGCATCTATTCGATCGATGGCAACCTGACGAAAGAGCAGTTCGAAGGGCTGCGCGCCTGGCTGATGAAGTTCCAGCCGGGGCAGGAGCTTGCCGGGCAAACCATGATCCTCGACCGGGGTGGCAAGTTCCAGACCGCAAAGATGACCAGCGCCGACGCTCAGGTGATGGAAACTCGCAAGTTCCAGATCGAGGAGGTGTGCCGACAGTTCGGGGTCATGCCGATCATGGTGGGCCACGCGGACAAGACCGCGACCTATGCCAGCGCCGAACAGATGTTCCTCGCCCATGTCGTTCACACGCTTTCGCCCTGGTATCAGCGGATCGAGCAGAGTGCCGATGCCGCGCTGCTCACCGACGACGAGCAGGACCAGGGCTTGTACACCAAGTTCACCGCCAATGCGCTGATGCGCGGCGCGGCCAAAGATCGTGGCGATTTCTACGCAAAGGCGCTCGGCTCAGGCGGCACCAAAGGCTGGATGAGCCAGAACGAGGTGCGCGAGCTGGAAGAGCTTAACCCCAGCGACGACCCGGACGCGGACAAGCTTCCGCAGCCGACCAATGCCGCGCCCGGCGCGCAGCCCGTAACGGAGAGGCAAGATGGACAGGATTGA
- a CDS encoding HK97 family phage prohead protease, with translation MDRIEVKFSTEDMDAKTGEFSGYGAVFGNVDSYGDVIAPGAFKANLREWAKAKKLPPMLIQHGGWMMGDMDALPIGIWTEMEEDDTGLKVKGRIINLDTERGKTIYGAMKEGALDGMSIGYRAKKFTLGTKPEEPRRKLEQIELFEVSVVTFPANGKARVAAVKSAEQIKTIRDFEDFLRDAGGFSNAAAKAIASRGFKAADPRDEDGADLAAMLRRNIATLS, from the coding sequence ATGGACAGGATTGAGGTCAAGTTCTCGACCGAAGACATGGATGCCAAAACCGGGGAATTCTCGGGCTATGGCGCGGTCTTCGGCAATGTGGACAGCTATGGCGATGTGATCGCGCCCGGCGCCTTCAAGGCCAATCTGCGGGAGTGGGCAAAGGCTAAGAAGCTGCCGCCGATGCTGATCCAGCATGGCGGATGGATGATGGGCGACATGGACGCGCTGCCCATCGGCATCTGGACCGAGATGGAAGAGGATGACACTGGCCTGAAGGTGAAAGGCCGGATCATCAATCTGGACACCGAGCGCGGCAAGACGATCTACGGCGCCATGAAAGAGGGCGCGCTGGACGGCATGTCGATCGGCTATCGGGCGAAGAAGTTCACCCTCGGCACCAAGCCGGAAGAGCCGCGCCGGAAGCTGGAACAGATCGAGCTGTTTGAAGTCTCGGTCGTGACCTTCCCGGCGAACGGCAAGGCGCGGGTCGCTGCGGTCAAATCGGCCGAACAGATCAAGACCATTCGTGATTTCGAGGACTTCCTGCGGGATGCAGGCGGGTTCTCCAATGCTGCGGCGAAGGCGATTGCCTCGCGCGGCTTCAAGGCTGCGGACCCTCGGGATGAGGACGGGGCTGATCTGGCGGCGATGCTGCGCCGCAATATCGCAACTCTGTCCTGA
- a CDS encoding phage major capsid protein, translated as MPLDNMEEIKSLIEKQGKGFEAFKETVEELKKSDGLTGEKLAKIEKSLDDAVEAKAGIEAKFAAEAKAREELEAKLNRMGVQVDSEDEAKAVVNLAEFNNVLGSVSRERSKSFDPLDRKGYGEYKAALDKFFRQGKDNLSHDELKTLSAGSDPDGGYFVTPDLSGRVVTKVFETSVLRQLASVQTISVDALEGIEDLDEAGAAYADERSTSGDDKTPKVGKWKIPVFWIDTEPKATQQLLDDASVNIEAWLAGKVSDKFARFENREFVAGSTGKIRGLTSYETVADDGEGVDWGKIGHVLSGANGGFGSSAPADKIFDLIGTLKSAYLTGATFLTRRQVITAIRKLKDSTGQYLWQPSLVAGQPEMLAGYPIARAEDLPKLAAGSLSLYFGQFATAYQIVDRQGLRTMRDPFTSKPFVKFYTTRRTGGGVVNFEAIKAMKFAA; from the coding sequence ATGCCGTTGGACAATATGGAAGAAATCAAGTCCCTGATCGAAAAGCAGGGCAAAGGCTTCGAGGCATTCAAGGAAACCGTTGAAGAGCTGAAGAAGTCGGACGGCCTGACCGGCGAAAAGCTGGCGAAGATCGAGAAGTCTCTCGATGATGCGGTCGAGGCCAAGGCCGGGATCGAGGCGAAGTTCGCGGCAGAGGCCAAAGCCCGCGAGGAACTGGAAGCCAAGCTCAACCGCATGGGCGTGCAGGTTGACAGCGAGGACGAGGCGAAGGCTGTCGTCAATCTCGCCGAGTTCAATAATGTGCTCGGCTCGGTTTCGCGCGAGCGGTCCAAATCCTTCGACCCGCTCGACCGCAAGGGCTATGGTGAATACAAGGCCGCGCTCGACAAGTTCTTCCGGCAGGGCAAAGACAACCTGTCGCATGACGAGCTGAAGACGCTCTCGGCGGGGTCCGATCCCGATGGCGGCTATTTCGTCACCCCGGACCTTTCGGGCCGCGTGGTGACCAAGGTCTTTGAAACCTCGGTGCTGCGTCAGCTCGCCTCGGTGCAGACGATTTCGGTCGATGCTCTGGAAGGGATCGAAGATCTGGACGAGGCCGGCGCAGCCTATGCCGATGAACGCAGCACCTCTGGCGACGACAAGACGCCGAAGGTTGGCAAGTGGAAGATCCCGGTTTTCTGGATCGATACTGAGCCCAAAGCGACCCAGCAATTGCTGGATGATGCCTCGGTGAATATCGAGGCATGGCTCGCGGGCAAGGTCTCGGACAAGTTCGCGCGCTTCGAGAATCGCGAATTCGTGGCCGGCAGCACGGGGAAAATCCGTGGGCTGACCAGCTATGAGACCGTCGCCGATGATGGCGAGGGTGTCGATTGGGGCAAGATCGGACATGTGCTGTCGGGCGCCAATGGCGGCTTCGGCAGCTCTGCCCCGGCTGACAAGATCTTTGATCTGATCGGCACCCTGAAATCAGCGTATCTGACCGGCGCCACCTTCCTGACCCGTCGGCAGGTGATCACGGCGATCCGCAAGCTGAAGGACAGCACCGGCCAGTATCTCTGGCAGCCGTCGCTGGTTGCCGGTCAGCCGGAGATGCTGGCGGGCTATCCCATCGCCCGTGCCGAGGATCTCCCGAAACTGGCGGCAGGCTCCCTCTCGCTCTACTTCGGGCAGTTCGCCACGGCCTATCAGATCGTGGACCGCCAGGGCCTGCGCACCATGCGCGATCCCTTTACTTCCAAGCCCTTCGTCAAGTTCTATACCACCCGCCGCACTGGCGGTGGTGTGGTGAACTTCGAAGCGATCAAGGCGATGAAGTTCGCAGCCTGA
- a CDS encoding head-tail connector protein, whose amino-acid sequence MNIPVRTKAPANPVVSLEDLKLHLRVEGGDQDDLIKDLEVSAVSMLDGYRGELGRCIMEQEWSVSFGEAGTFRLPFPDVSAVSAKDGAGNEVAASVAQDALGSVVTIAAPATVAMTIALPDDAIGMARILVKMLVGHWFENREAVITGTISTKLPLSAESLIERLRVSRL is encoded by the coding sequence ATGAACATTCCTGTCCGCACGAAAGCGCCCGCTAATCCGGTCGTATCTCTTGAAGACCTCAAACTGCACCTTCGGGTGGAGGGGGGTGATCAGGACGATCTGATCAAGGATCTGGAGGTATCCGCCGTCTCGATGCTCGACGGTTATCGCGGCGAGCTCGGGCGCTGCATCATGGAGCAGGAATGGTCCGTAAGCTTCGGCGAGGCGGGCACATTCCGCCTCCCGTTCCCTGACGTGTCTGCGGTCAGCGCGAAGGATGGCGCGGGCAATGAAGTCGCGGCCAGCGTGGCGCAGGATGCGCTTGGCTCGGTTGTAACCATTGCCGCACCTGCGACAGTCGCTATGACCATTGCACTACCGGACGATGCGATAGGGATGGCGCGGATCCTGGTGAAGATGCTTGTAGGCCATTGGTTTGAAAACCGTGAGGCAGTCATCACCGGCACCATCTCGACAAAGTTACCACTCTCCGCCGAATCGCTGATCGAGCGGCTGCGGGTTTCGCGCCTATGA
- a CDS encoding phage head closure protein — protein sequence MTAGKLDRRALFQSPVSGDDGYGNQVTGEWKDEFTRWAGALFLKGGEAVLASRLEGKQPVVVTVRADSDTARITPEWRCAIDGRNYNIREIPRRSDNRLYLEFLAESGVAI from the coding sequence ATGACCGCCGGCAAACTCGACCGCCGCGCCCTGTTTCAGTCGCCGGTCTCCGGAGATGATGGCTACGGCAATCAGGTGACCGGCGAGTGGAAAGACGAATTCACCCGCTGGGCAGGGGCGCTGTTTCTGAAAGGCGGTGAGGCTGTCCTTGCCTCCCGGCTGGAAGGCAAGCAGCCCGTCGTCGTCACCGTGCGCGCCGACAGCGACACAGCGCGGATCACGCCGGAATGGCGCTGCGCGATAGACGGACGGAATTACAATATCCGGGAGATCCCGAGGCGGTCGGACAATCGGCTATATCTGGAATTTCTTGCTGAGAGCGGGGTGGCCATCTGA
- a CDS encoding DUF3168 domain-containing protein, protein MASPSLELQGAIVEAVRADTRLSLLIGGIYDRVQRGADGSPLPTVWGDAQGYISFGPEDVVSEEGGCVALDDVSIQLDIWSRQPGRVHCKQIMHELRRVMRGIATTENPIVSRSDPFSQIVRDPDGLTMHGILRYEFGMEWHG, encoded by the coding sequence ATGGCCTCACCTTCTCTGGAATTGCAGGGGGCAATCGTCGAGGCAGTGCGCGCGGATACACGTCTCAGCCTTCTGATCGGCGGGATCTATGACCGGGTGCAGCGCGGGGCTGACGGATCACCTCTGCCGACTGTCTGGGGTGATGCGCAGGGCTATATCAGCTTTGGCCCCGAGGATGTGGTGTCAGAGGAAGGCGGCTGCGTCGCGCTCGATGATGTCTCGATCCAGCTTGATATCTGGTCGCGCCAGCCGGGCCGGGTTCACTGCAAGCAGATCATGCACGAATTGCGGCGGGTGATGCGCGGTATCGCAACCACGGAAAACCCCATTGTCAGCCGGTCAGACCCGTTCTCGCAGATCGTTCGCGACCCGGACGGCCTGACCATGCACGGGATCTTGCGCTATGAATTCGGGATGGAATGGCATGGCTAA